The DNA window TAATGCTTCTTGCTCACAATGCCTTAAAAGAAATCGGGCTTTCTTCAAGTCTGGAAATAAATAGTATGGGATGCGCTTCTTGTAGAGAAACTTTTAAAGAAGCACTGGTAGAATACTATAAATCAAGAAGGCGCGAACTTTGCGAAGATTGTAAAAGACGAATATCAAAAAATCCAATCCGTCTTTTGGATTGTAAGGAAGAAATGTGCCAGCCAATAAAAGAAAATGCTCCGCAAATTATAGATTTTCTTGATGAAAATTGCAAAAAACATTTTATGCAAGTTTTAGAAATGTTAGATGAGTTGGAGATACCTTATAATTTAAATCCATTTTTAGTGAGAGGTTTGGATTATTACACTAGAACGGTTTTTGAATTTAGACCTCTTGGCGAGCAAAAATCGCAATCAGCTTTACTTGGTGGCGGACGATTTGATGTTTTAGTAGAACAGATGGGCGGACAACCTGCATCTGCTGCCGGAATGGCATGTGGGTTAGAGCGCCTTATAATGCGTATAAAAGAGGAAGGTGTGCTTTTGCCAGCCAAAAAGAGGCCCGATATCTTTTTGGCGCATTTGGGACCTGATGCAAAGAAACGCGCAATGAGATTGTTTGAAGAATTGAGAAAAGAAGGCTTTGCTTTAATTGAGAATTTTGCCAAAGACAGTTTAAAACAACAGCTTGAAAATGCCAATAAGGCGCGAGTCAGATTTACATTAATTTTGGGTCAGAAAGA is part of the Parcubacteria group bacterium CG10_big_fil_rev_8_21_14_0_10_36_14 genome and encodes:
- a CDS encoding histidine--tRNA ligase; this translates as MPRPRKEKITLPKKRGRKPKLPSAPKVLVSTQTKKQTETPETLKGFKDILPLDAPYWDFVRGIFYDLAKSYSFKIIETPVLEQLALFKRNLGKYTDIVEKELFEFIDKGGVAVALRPEGTSGVARSYINHGMHNLPQPVKVFYDGPMFRYENPQAGRMREHHQIGFEVFGSESSAVEVQLMLLAHNALKEIGLSSSLEINSMGCASCRETFKEALVEYYKSRRRELCEDCKRRISKNPIRLLDCKEEMCQPIKENAPQIIDFLDENCKKHFMQVLEMLDELEIPYNLNPFLVRGLDYYTRTVFEFRPLGEQKSQSALLGGGRFDVLVEQMGGQPASAAGMACGLERLIMRIKEEGVLLPAKKRPDIFLAHLGPDAKKRAMRLFEELRKEGFALIENFAKDSLKQQLENANKARVRFTLILGQKELQENNILLRDMDAGVQEEIDIKKLVPELRKKLEQKSLLPELEEGSTDMI